GGCTCGGCGCTGATGCACGCGGTGCTCGGCGCGGCCGACGCCCGGGACGAGCCGCTTGTGGTGCTGCTCGGCCACCCCGACTACTACCCGCGATTCGGGTTCCGACCGGCCGTCGAGCTGGGCGTCACTCCGCCGCAGCCGTGGGGCCCGCAGTACTTCCAGGCCCGCCCGTTGAGCGCCTGGCGGGAGTCGATCCGGGGCGAGTTCCGGTACGCCGCCCCGTTCGACGAGCTGTGACGCCACCGCGGATCCGGCGGCGCCGGGCCACCGACCTCGACGGATGCGTGGCGGCGCTCGCCCTCGTCCACCGGGCCGACCGGTACCCGCTGAACTGGCCCGCCGACCCACACCAGTGGCTACGCGAGCCCCGTCCGGCGCGCGCGTGGGTCGCCGTGGACGCCGACTCGGCGATCGTCGGGCACGTGGCGGTGCACCGGCTGCCCGACCCGCCGGACGGGTCGCTCGCCCGGCCGACCGCCGAGGTGGCTCGCCTCTTCGTGGTGCCGGCCGCCCGCGGAACCGGGCTCGGCGGTGCCCTGCTGAACCGGGCCCGGCGGTGGGCGAGCGAGCGCGGGATCGACCTGGTGCTCGAGGTGGCAGGCAGCGACACCGCGGCCGCCGCGCTCTACGAGCGCACCGGGTGGCGGTGCACCGGCACCAGCACGGCGCAGTGGACCGCCCCCGACGGTGGCGCGGTGTCGCTGCACCGGTACACCCTGCGCACCGATGCCGCACCGGGGTACTAGACACCGCCTGGGCGCGTTCCCCCAGCTCACTGCAGTGATCGCGGACGCCATGCGAACATATGTACGTGTCGCCCGGCGCCAGCATCCTGCACGCCGACCTGGACGCCTTCTACGCGTCGGTCGAGCAGCGCGACGACCCGCGCCTACGGGGGCGGCCGGTGATCGTCGGCGGCGGCGTGGTGCTGGCGGCCAGCTACGAGGCGAAGGCGCGGGGCGTACGCAGCGCGATGGGTGGTCAGCAGGCGCGCCGGCTCTGCCCGGACGCGATCGTCGTACCGCCCCGGATGTCGGCGTACACGGCCGCCAGCCGGGCGGTGTTCGAGATCTTCCGGCAGACCACGCCGCTGGTCGAGGGGCTCTCCATCGACGAGGCGTTCCTGGACGTGAGCGGTCTGCGCCGGCTGGCCGGGTCGCCGGCCGACATCGCCGCGCGGCTGCGCCGGGAGGTCCGGGATCGTGTCCACCTGCCGATCACCGTGGGCGTGGCCCGGACGAAGTTCCTGGCGAAGGTGGCCAGCGGGGTGGCGAAGCCGGACGGGTTGCTGGTCGTCGCGCCCGACGCCGAGCTGGCGTTCCTGCACCCGCTGCCGGTGGAGCGGCTCTGGGGCGTCGGCCCGATCACCGCCGCGAAGCTGCGGGAACGGCGGATCCGCACCGTCGGCGAGGTGTCCCGCCTCGGCGAGGCGGCCCTGGTGTCACTGCTCGGCGCCGGCGCCGGTCGACACCTGCACGCCCTGGCGCACAACCACGACCCCCGTGCCGTGCAGGTCGGCCGCCGGCGCGGCTCAATGGGCGCGCAGCACGCGCTGAGCCGTACGCCACACGCGCCGGCGGAACTGGACGCCGTCCTGGCCGGCCTGGTCGACCGGGTCACCCGACGGATGCGGGCGGCCGGCCGGTCCGGGCGCACGGTGATGCTGCGGCTCCGCTTCGGCGACTACACCCGGGCCACCCGCTCACACACCGTCCGCAAGGCGACCGCGGACACCACGCCGCTGCTCGCCGCCGCGCGGGCGCTGCTGCGGGCCGCCCTGCCCGAGATCGACAGGCGGGGCGTCACGCTGATCGGCGTCTCGGTCGGCAACCTGGACGACAACCCGGTCCAGCCGGAGCTGCCGTTCCACCACGATCCGGGCGTCGAGCTGGACGCCGCGGTGGACGCGGTCCGCGACCGGTTCGGATCGGCGGCACTCACCCGCGCGGCGCTGCTCGGCCGGGACCCGGGCTTCGAGATGCCGCTGCTGCCGGACTGACCGCACCCGGTGGCCGCGGGCGGACATCACACGCGCTGGAGGGTTTAGCGACGGCCACAGCGGTCAACGTAGTAAAGATCAGCCTTACCAGGGGGGACCACCATGTCCGACGACACCAGCAACCGTCCGAGCCGGCGCGAGCAGCGTCCCGACGATGTGACCGACCCGCTGCTCTGGCAGCTCGCGATCGACGTGCTCAGCGCACATGAGCCGGACGAGGACGGCGCCTGCCGCAACCTGCTCTGCGCCGGCCAGCCGTGGCCGTGCGCAGCCCGCAGCTCCGCTGAACAGTCGCTGCGGCTGGCCCGTGGCGCGGCCGGCACACCGTCCACAGTCGCCGTTGAGCGGGGCGAGGACGTGACCACACCCGCCGACCGGTCCGCTGAGGGCGTTCCGGCCGCGCGCCGGACCTGGTCGGCCCGCCCCGAGGCTGCCGCGTCGGCCGCCTGACGCCCCACCCTTCTCGACACGCCCGCGGGCGCCCGACCGGAGTCCCCGGTCGGGCGCCCGCGCGTCGTGTGTCAGAGGGCGAGCCGCTGACCCGGGAAGATCAGGCCCGGGTCGGCGCCGACCACCTGACGGTTGCGCTCGTACAGTGCCTGCCAGCCGCCGGTGACCTGATGAGCCTGGGCGATCTCCGACAGGGTGTCGCCCGACTTGACCAGGTACGTCCTGCCGTCCGTGGACGGCGCGGTGCGCTCGTGGTGGCGGGTCGCCGGCTGCTCGCCGCGCGACGACCGCTCCCGGGGCTTGGGCGTCGAGTCGGACTTCTTCGTCGAGGACTTCGCCGCGGAGCCGCCCGACGAGCCGCCCTTTCTGCCGCAGGTCGGCCAGGCCCCGATGCCCTGCCCGTCGAGCACCTTCTCGGCGATCGCGATCTGCTCGCCGCGGCTGGCCAGGTCGGCGCGGGCGGCGTACTTCTTGCCGCCGTAACCGGCCCAGGTGCTCTGCGAGAACTGCAACCCGCCGTAGTAGCCGTTGCCGGTGTTGATGTGCCAGTTGCCGCTGGACTCGCACTTGGCGATCGCGTCCCAGTTGACAGCGGCCTGAGCCGGGGCGGCCGGGCCGAAGAGGGCGACGGCGCCGGTGACCGCGCCGACGGCCAGGGTGCCGACGGCAAGGCGGCGGGTGGTGACCCGTCGGTGACGGGGCGTGTGTGCAGATGACATGTGAGCTTCCTCCACGCCGGCGAGGTGAGCTGTCGGGTTCGGGCCGAGGAGCCCGGCCGCGCGGTGGCGGCTTCACCCCGAGGTGACGTGCACCGAGGAACGTTGGGTCCCCCGCTCCTGCCCGGGTGACTGGGTTCCGACGACCGGGGGCAGGATTAGGCGTTGCCGGTCGCGGTGTCCGCATTGGCGAACCCGACCGACGTTAGGCACGGCCGGTGACGGTCGCCCACCCCCTGTGAACTTCTTCACCGGGGCACACGGGGCGGCCCGCGCAGCGGTTGCGGATGTCGCGTGACTGTGCGGTGACCACGATGGACCGTTACCGATCAGGTCGGTCACAACAGCCGCCGGGGGGCGCGGCACGGCGGATCCGGGCGGCCGTCATCTGCCACGCCTGCGCCTCGTCGACCAGGCAGCCGGCGAGCAGCTCGCGGCCCCGGGCGAGGACCGCGAGGGCGTCGGGGTGGCCCGGCAGCCACTGCTCGGCGTCTCCGACGGTCAACTCGGCCCGCCGGCCGGGCAGCGGCTTCGCCCCGGGTGGCAGGCCGCCGAGCCGGTCGAGGTGCCCGGCGGAGAGGATCTGGTACCACATGGCGTCGGGGATGAGCACGTCGGCGAGCATCTCCACCCCGGGCCGCCGGGTCACCGTCTCTTCGTCGCTCGGGAGCCGCTGCGACCACTGTGGCGTGCTCACCCGACGGCTGTCCGGCGCGGCGTCCACTCCGGCCCAGACCAGCGATCCGCTGTGCGCGCGCAGCTTGTCGCGCAGCCGGTGCATCGGCCCGGCCAGGTCGGCAGGGTCGTCGCGCGGCCGCGCGACGGAGAACGCCGCCGCCGGTAACACATCGTGGTAGCCGCCGACGGTCGCGGCCACCAGCCGGTTGGTGAGGTCGCCGGCGAGCAGGGTCACCGTGATGGCGGTGGGCAGGGTGGACAATACGGCGGCAGTGGCCGGGCCGGCCGCCTCGGCGGTAAGGGGAACCTGCACGCCGAGCACGACAGCGCTCAGCTCGTCCGCGCGTCCTCGCTCGGCGTGCAACCAGTCGAGCGCCACGTTCAGCAGGGGCGGGGGCAGTTGGCACGGGGCGTCGCCGAACGGCGCGCCGAGTGGCCCGCGCAGGTAGGCCCGGGCGGACACGCCGAACTCCTCGATGTCGTGGCTCGGGCCGCGCCGGGCCACCGAGACCAGAGCGTCGCGCACACCGGCATCGCGCAGTTGCCGGACCAGCAGCTCCGGTATGGCGAGGACATGCTCGGCGGGGAGCGGGCCGAGGTCGATCACGAGGAGCTGCGCGCCGGGCAGGATGATCGGTGACGAGACGACGGCCAGGCCCACCCGCTCCCCGCCGGCTCCCGTCGCTTCGAGTCGGAGCAGAGCCTGCCGGAGCGCGGCCACCGCGACGGGCACAGCGACGTCGTCCGAGCGGACTTCGATCGTCAGGCTGTGCTGCTCGCGCAGAGTTTCATCGATATCAAGCACTACGACGACGGCCATGTGTCCCCCAATAGTGGCGCATCCGCACGCTGCGACAGCCCATTCCTAAACTCTGCTTCGCACGTGGACCGGAGTGGAGAATGGGATATTTGCTTTTGTCTATTGACAGCGGAAGGGGCTCGTCGGGAGCATATTGCCGGCGCCATTTTCTGGAAGCCCCACCAGGTGCGGAGCGCTCCAAACTGGCCAATCTGTCTCATTAGCGCGAATGCGCGCAGCATGAAATAGCGCGGCCCGGACTCCAGATGTAACAAAATCGAAGCGGTCAGCGCTATTCGCGAATGCCAATGACTATCGCCGCACTTTTCCCCACCCTTCGGTAACGGCCGATGCCCGCAATCGCCGTAAGGGGTGCCGGCTGCCTCGGTGATGTCACCCGCAGCCGGGCAGCGGCCCGCCGGTCCGGTGCGACGGGGGTGCGCGTCGTGGCCGGCTCGGGCGGTCCGGGGGGCGGGCAGGGGCAGTGCGTTCAGCCGAGCTGGTAGCGGCCCGCAGCGTGCGGGTGTCGGGCACACGTAGTCCACAAAGAGACGCCGGATGCGCGTGCTCCGCCGACCTCGACGCGTCGTGGACGTTGTCCGTCCGCTCCTCGGACAGCGCCGTGATCTGGTTCAGCGGCGTCGGGTGGGCTCGGCGTAGCCATCGGAGCAGTGAAGCTTCTGGATACCCGATCGACGCTGCGCGATCCAGAAAGCGACGCCGCCCACCCGACGTCAGGGTCAGTCCTCCTCCGGCTACAGGGTGCGGGCCAGCCGGTCAGCGAGCGCCCGGGTGAACCGTGCCGGGTCGGCCAACTCGCCACCCTCGGCGAGCACCGCCAGCCCGTACAGCAGCTCGGCCGTCTCGGTCAGGGCTTCGGAGCCCCCGCTCTGCTCGTGGGCCTTGCGCAGCCCGGCAACCAGCGGGTGACCGGGATTGATCTCCAGGATCCGCTTCGCCGACGGAACCTCGTGCCCCATCGCCCGGTACATCTTCTCCAGCGTCGGGGTGAGATCGTGCGCGTCGCCGACGACGCAGGCCGGTGAGGTGGTCAGCCGCGACGACAGGCGGACCTCCCGGACGCTGTCCGCAAGGGTGGTGCCGAGCCAGTCGAGTAGCGCGGCGAACTCCTGTCGCTGCTGCTCGCGCTCGGCCTCGGCCTGCTGCTTCTCGTCGTCGGTGTCCAGGTCGACCTCGCCCTTGGCGATGGACCGCAGCGGACGGCCGTCGTACTGGCCGACCCGCTCGACCCACACCTCGTCGACCGGGTCGGTGAGCAGCAGCACCTCGTGGCCCTTGGCCCGGAACGCCTCCAGGTGCGGGGAGTTCTCGATGGTGGCCCGGGAGTCGCCGGTGGCGTACCAGATGTCGCTCTGGCCGTCCTTCATCCGTGCCACGTAGCCGGCCAGGTCGGTGGGCTCGGCCGGGTCGTGGGTGGAGCCCACCGACAGGATCTCCAGCAGGGTGTCGCGGTTGTCGGTGTCGTCGATCAACCCCTCCTTGACCACCGCGCCGAACTCGGTCCAGAAGGTGCGGTAGCGCTCGGGGTGGTTGGCCTTGAGGCCCCGGACCGTGGCGAGGATCTTGCGGACCAGCCGACGGCGGACGATCTGGATCTGCCGGTCCTGTTGGAGGATCTCCCGGGAGATGTTCAGCGACAGGTCGTGCGCGTCGACCACGCCCTTGACGAAGCGCAGGTAGGTGGGGACCAGCGCCTCGCAGTCGTCCATGATGAACACACGCTTGACGTAGAGCTGGACGCCCCGGCGGCCCTGCGGGGCGAACATGTCCAGCGGGGCGTGGCTGGGCAGGAACAGCAGCGCCTCGTACTCGAAGGTGCCTTCGCCCTTCATGTGCACGACCTCGAGCGGGTCGGCCCAGTCGTGGCTGACGTGCTTGTAGAACTCGTGGTACTCGGTGGCGTCGACCTCGTCGCGGGGCCGCGCCCAGAGCGCCTTCATCGAGTTGAGCGTCTGCACCTCGCTGGTGGGTGCCGCGCCGTCGGCGCCCGGGCGCTCGACGCGCATCCGGATGGGCCACGCGATGAAGTCGGAGTATCGCTTGACGATCTCCCGGATGGTCCACTCGGCGGTGTAGTCGTGCAGGTTGTCCTCGGTGTCGGCCGGCTTGAGGTGCAGGGTCACCGCGGTGCCCTGTGGTGCCTCTTCGACGGTCTCGATCGAGTACGTGCCCTCGCCGGCGGACTCCCAACGGGTGCCGCCGGTCTCGCCGGCCTTTCGGGTCAGCAGGGTGACCCGGTCGGCGACCATGAACGCGGCGTAGAAGCCGACGCCGAACTGGCCGATCAGGTCCTGCGAGGCACGGGCGTCGGCGGACTCGCGCAGCTGGCGCAGCAGCTCGGCGGTGCCCGACTTGGCGATCGTGCCGATCAGCCCGACGACCTCGTCGCGGGTCATCCCGATGCCGTTGTCCCGCACGGTCAGGGTGCGGGCGTCCCGGTCGACCTCGATGGCGACGTGCAGGTCGTCGGTGTCGGCGACGAGGTCCTTGTCGACAAGCGTCGCCAGCCGCAGCTTGTCCAGCGCGTCGGACGCGTTCGAGATGAGTTCCCGCAGGAAGACGTCCTTGTTCGAATAGATCGAGTGGACGACCAACTGGAGGAGCTGACGCGCCTCGGCCTGGAACTCCAACGTCTCGGCCTGGTTGCTCACACCGTCTCCCTTCTCGGCTCGTGCGGAGGTTCGCGGAAAGGATACGAGCCGTCACCGGTGGGGTCGTGCCCGCGTCCCGGTCGTATTCCCGATCCGGTGGCGCCGCTTCGTGAGTTAGCTGACTTTGCCTGCCAGAAGTCAGCTAGGTAACGTCGGGGCCGGCAAGAACCGACCGAGCCCGACCACCCACCGTTCCGCCCGAGCAGCGGCGCGCGACCCCTGGAGCACCCCATGAAGATCGCTGGAAGCACCGCCCTCGTCACCGGCGCCAACCGGGGCTTCGGCCGGCACCTGGCATCCGAACTCCTCTCCCGGGGCGCGACGGTGTACGCCGGCGCCCGCAACCCGGACAGCGTCGACCTGCCCGGCGTGACGCCGGTCCGGCTGAACATCACCGACCCCGCCTCGGTGGCCGCCGCCGCCGCGCTGGCCGGAGACGTCAACCTGCTGATCAACAACGCCGGCATCGACACCGGAACGAACCTGCTCGACGGCGACCTCGACCTGGTCCGGCTGGAACTGGAGACCCACTACCTCGGCACCCTGTCGATGGTCCGGGCGTTCGCTCCGATCATCGCGGGCAACGGCGGCGGGACGGTCCTCAACGTGCTCTCCGCGCTGTCCTGGGTGACCTTCCCGAGCGTCGGGGCGTACGGCGCCGCGAAGGCGGCCGAGTGGTCGATGACCAACGCGCTGCGCGTCCAGCTCGCCGAGCGGGGGGTTCGGGTCGCCGGCCTGCACGTCGGTTACATGGACACCGACATGACCGCCGCGGTCACCGCGCCGAAGTCGGAGCCGGCGGCGATCGCGCGGATCGGAGTGGACGGCATCGAGGCCGACGCGTACGAGATCGTGACCGACGAGACCAGCCGGCAGGTCCAGGCCGGGCTTGCCGGCGGCGTGGCCGCGCTCTACCCGCAGCTGCCCTGAGCTGCGACACCACGGCCGTGGACGGGCCGCCGCCGGGTCCCCGGCGGCGGCCCGTCCTCGGTACGCGGTCAGCTCCGTCCGCGTACCCGCCTCAGCTACCGGTCAGCAACCGCCACAGCTGTAGAAGAGGATGTCCCAGTGACTGCCCTCCTTGGTGTAGAGGTTGCCGGAGGGGGCCCGGTACTGGTAGCCGAAGCCGGCGATGTAGCCGACGTAGGTGTAGTTCGCGGAGATGTAGTTCTGGATGCAGGTGCTCAGCGCGATGTCGAGCTTGTAGCCATTCCAGTGGCTGTACGTCCCGCCGGCATGCCCGACCTCGGTACCGGCGGTGATGGTCACCGCGCAGCCGCTGGCCCGCTTGAAGGTGATGATCCCGCTGATCGTCGCCTGCCGGACACCGTCGAACGAGGTGCAGGTGGCGACGTTGCGGTTGCTGCAGTTGCCGCTGGAGGTCCAGGAGACGTTGGCGGCGCGCAGCTGCGAGGTGGCGCTGGAGTGGCTGATGGCGAAGGCCGGGGCGGCGAGACCGAGCGCGGCGCCGACCGTGGCGACTGTGGCCACCAGCAGTGTGAGC
Above is a window of Micromonospora coriariae DNA encoding:
- a CDS encoding GNAT family N-acetyltransferase; translated protein: MTPPRIRRRRATDLDGCVAALALVHRADRYPLNWPADPHQWLREPRPARAWVAVDADSAIVGHVAVHRLPDPPDGSLARPTAEVARLFVVPAARGTGLGGALLNRARRWASERGIDLVLEVAGSDTAAAALYERTGWRCTGTSTAQWTAPDGGAVSLHRYTLRTDAAPGY
- the htpG gene encoding molecular chaperone HtpG: MSNQAETLEFQAEARQLLQLVVHSIYSNKDVFLRELISNASDALDKLRLATLVDKDLVADTDDLHVAIEVDRDARTLTVRDNGIGMTRDEVVGLIGTIAKSGTAELLRQLRESADARASQDLIGQFGVGFYAAFMVADRVTLLTRKAGETGGTRWESAGEGTYSIETVEEAPQGTAVTLHLKPADTEDNLHDYTAEWTIREIVKRYSDFIAWPIRMRVERPGADGAAPTSEVQTLNSMKALWARPRDEVDATEYHEFYKHVSHDWADPLEVVHMKGEGTFEYEALLFLPSHAPLDMFAPQGRRGVQLYVKRVFIMDDCEALVPTYLRFVKGVVDAHDLSLNISREILQQDRQIQIVRRRLVRKILATVRGLKANHPERYRTFWTEFGAVVKEGLIDDTDNRDTLLEILSVGSTHDPAEPTDLAGYVARMKDGQSDIWYATGDSRATIENSPHLEAFRAKGHEVLLLTDPVDEVWVERVGQYDGRPLRSIAKGEVDLDTDDEKQQAEAEREQQRQEFAALLDWLGTTLADSVREVRLSSRLTTSPACVVGDAHDLTPTLEKMYRAMGHEVPSAKRILEINPGHPLVAGLRKAHEQSGGSEALTETAELLYGLAVLAEGGELADPARFTRALADRLARTL
- the dinB gene encoding DNA polymerase IV, which produces MSPGASILHADLDAFYASVEQRDDPRLRGRPVIVGGGVVLAASYEAKARGVRSAMGGQQARRLCPDAIVVPPRMSAYTAASRAVFEIFRQTTPLVEGLSIDEAFLDVSGLRRLAGSPADIAARLRREVRDRVHLPITVGVARTKFLAKVASGVAKPDGLLVVAPDAELAFLHPLPVERLWGVGPITAAKLRERRIRTVGEVSRLGEAALVSLLGAGAGRHLHALAHNHDPRAVQVGRRRGSMGAQHALSRTPHAPAELDAVLAGLVDRVTRRMRAAGRSGRTVMLRLRFGDYTRATRSHTVRKATADTTPLLAAARALLRAALPEIDRRGVTLIGVSVGNLDDNPVQPELPFHHDPGVELDAAVDAVRDRFGSAALTRAALLGRDPGFEMPLLPD
- a CDS encoding LysM peptidoglycan-binding domain-containing protein is translated as MSSAHTPRHRRVTTRRLAVGTLAVGAVTGAVALFGPAAPAQAAVNWDAIAKCESSGNWHINTGNGYYGGLQFSQSTWAGYGGKKYAARADLASRGEQIAIAEKVLDGQGIGAWPTCGRKGGSSGGSAAKSSTKKSDSTPKPRERSSRGEQPATRHHERTAPSTDGRTYLVKSGDTLSEIAQAHQVTGGWQALYERNRQVVGADPGLIFPGQRLAL
- a CDS encoding SDR family oxidoreductase — its product is MKIAGSTALVTGANRGFGRHLASELLSRGATVYAGARNPDSVDLPGVTPVRLNITDPASVAAAAALAGDVNLLINNAGIDTGTNLLDGDLDLVRLELETHYLGTLSMVRAFAPIIAGNGGGTVLNVLSALSWVTFPSVGAYGAAKAAEWSMTNALRVQLAERGVRVAGLHVGYMDTDMTAAVTAPKSEPAAIARIGVDGIEADAYEIVTDETSRQVQAGLAGGVAALYPQLP